The genomic segment caaATTCTGACAaaatcagaatagatggacaacttacagaacctatagaactatacagcggaataagacaaggggattcattgagccccatgctcttcaatttgatcatggatgaaatcatcaaaagcgttaacaaaggaagaggatacagaatgggaaacaaagaaatcaaaatactacattagaagaaaatgtaacctttagtgtataaatgaatgggcacaaaatagaaaaaagaatggaataaccacataagcagaatgggtcgtcaaaatagcaagaaataagtcaccaatcgtcagaagaagtatcggacgaccgccaAAAGATGGAGTgtcaaccttccatagaggtattaatccaccaatgaacaagcagaattgcttataaggaAGCttaagaggaagaaaaagaatctAATTTATGAATAATATTGGCATGCTCTTTGCAAAGACTAAATCAATCTAcgttagatgaaaatattaaacaaaatggaaCTTTTGTTCGGTTTTTTTTTCGCGTGTTGCTTTCATATAGAATTTGTTAATAATATAGCAATAAggtattgtgtattgatgaaATATGGATCCGTGTAGGTAACAAAAAATATTAGGTAGATATAAACTtggcattcttcttcttttggtgcttttttgtttcgaatattggcgatcattctgggtataattattttattaactgatgctttaaatagattggttgttgtggagaaccatgaCCTCAGGTATACAAATATATAATTGTGCACCCAATAAATAACGAAAGAATACTCAGGCTCATATAACTACCTGAAGAATTAAGACAATGGTAGGCATCGAGCGGTTTACCAACGTCGATGCATAAACAGGGACATATAAGGCTATGGCTctacgagcgacagattgtcgctagcagtagcagtaaaatgtagcttgataaatgaaaacaacagcagtgatactgagtggctccacgcgctgtagattgtcgcttcgtttcgagaccgagacgcgtcgtcaaggtcgtgtcgcgttcgaatagatccgggcctattttttagcagtaatttgcagcgcgtttgtggcttcactagcagtaatttgtcacttgtagcggtaattgccatttaattggatattttttttttgtttgtttatttctctgtgtttgttaagttgtttctttgtttttataaattactttaaagtttttttatacaattttgtgtctcaaatcataacaaaaaattataagttctaagaaagaaataaatccaatattttttttatcggtattctagataacaaaaatcaatggatggttatttttttcaatcccaattaaccgtataaatctgtactttataatagatgcaattattaaacaagaaaaagttgaatagggagaataaacagtttttattgatttttattgatGGTTGataagtggttgtctaatcatgtcatataaataaaattttaataattattgtttatagtaaaattttattatcctacagtactaatgtttcgttttcgaaagcttggcgtgattcataaataaaagaatgcaacaaagcagattttatgtcgcatcagaattttttaaattattgtaacataaaaaagcaagttagatattggaaaaggaagattcattacatcaacccaatatgataaatgaatataatcgaCATATGAGAACCGTATTATCggtgtgaatttattttacttatttatttatttattttatctgctatatacacggacatTATATAAACGGACAACATACCACTGAATAtagctgcgtcatattaacgctcatggagccactacaagaccaaaacgcggcgatatgcgcgctgttaactgtcgctcgtggagctaTGATTTTACTGTtttactgccgccgtaattttactgctaccgctagcgacaatctgtcgctcgtggagccatagcctaagACAATGCCTTTAGAGAACGCCCGTTTTTAGAGAAGCAAGTTCCTCTAgttaatttttacaagaaaaagaaacgCAAAATGAAAATATGAGACGATGGATATATTGCCCCAAATTCAAATGAAAAGGTATaaaactacataaaaaaagaaggtcTATTGACTACAAGTTTTTAATAAGGGTTTTTTACATCTAAGTGATgctatataataaatttcatctattttaaatgctgttcTTCAACAGAGCATGCTATAAAAACATTGGAACTGAGAAGAAATTATGTCAATTTGAAAGAGGTAAGTAAATAAATGAGCAATTCATTTTTATAACTAAATGATCACCTAATTGCGCGATTTACAACTTACATAACATTAATAACCGATTTTATGCTGACACTAATTTGAGATTTTTTTCCCAATTCAAAAAAGTATGGTTTGCTCAAACCTTTCTATACAATTGTTCACTTCAAAAACTTTTTGGCCACATAAAACTACTCAATTTATATTATATTGAATAAATGTGACAACCGTCGTTTGGCTTTTCAGGTTATCAGTCATTTCGGATAAACTATTGTcggtattttcttttattatacaTGAATAATGAAATGGGGCATCAAAACAAATGATTTAAAAACTTTTAGTACCTACATAAGTACCTACCTATCTATAATATCCTTAAAAGTAATTGTGCGCATAATCATGATTATTTAGTGTTGAAACtcgtaaaatttatttttcatctgTACCATACTATTATTAATAGATTATATTAGGAAGATAATATCCACAGCTGTATCTTTCTCCTTATGCTTCGATAATTACATAATTAATGTAAGTGCCTCCCAATGCAATTTCTCCGCACGTCAAAGCATGACATTCGAAATCACGCAATTCAGCTCGTTTCTCGTTATACATATATCCATTTTAAATgaatttatatcttttataaattcttaattGTTACAAGCGGAACGTTGATTGCTTTCGTTTTTATATGAATGGTAAATTAATCATTTCAGAGTGGAATGTCGGTGACAATAATCGAGGAGAAACGTAATATCATAGATATAGTTTCATATACCTACATTGTTGAAAAAAGTTGTTCCCATTATCTTGATGAAATATTTTTGGGATgcagaaaattaataaattcaaatactttaacatttatttttgtcagAATGCTCCTTTTGTtgctaaatttttttaaaatatctatgaagagaaaattattctttgggcttttatttttatattaggaATTATTGTTTTTCCGTTTTCTGTAGATTCCTTTACCTCCTTCAGCTGTTCTCTTGAACTACACTTGTTGACCCAATATCTAATCTGTTACTCCCTAGATGTCACAAGCAACTATAAATTTCAGTATCACCACAGAATACACCATCCCGTTGCGATGGTGTATTCTGTGGTATCACTCGAATACATTTCGATTTTTACTAATAACTATCGATTTGATAATCGTTGATTGGTCTGTCTTTGTCCTAAACGAGAACGTCATGTCATCTGTCACTTTCCAGTAAATAGAATGAGGTTAGCAAAAAAGACTATcctgtaattttatttttaagattttaagCTCAAAATCAGATAATTAGAAAAATGTCTGCCTCGTTTATTCATAGAATCATCCTGTCTGTGGGATTCCTATCACTGTTTCATTCTGCGTATTCAGCTGCTCAACGTAAGTAGAAAAATCGCACTGCATTTTTCAATGTTATTAAATATTCATTGTTTTCTTTCAGATCGATCATATCTTCGTTTAAATGACTTAGATTTTACACATTTACCTTTAGATGTAAGTATTTGCTTATTTATTACTGTGGATTTAAGACATCTCGTGTGTATGTTTTCCCATTTTATGTTATTCTTGTAGAATTCGATTATAATTGTTGTCATTGCGAATGATACAATCCACGACCACGTATGACTGCATagtgttttttgaaaaaaatttaataaactttttgtttgattttatcgTAATCATTTGTTTCCTCCTggataaaattttgttagtgtAAGGAAATATACAAACTCGGGCAACAGTGCAACGATGATTTGTAAATTGCCTATATTTGGGGCAAgtattcaatattatttttattgtagatcTTTATTCAAGCCTTGGTCAGCCTCTTTGTCATCATGTACGGAGTTCTGAGCATCGCTGGAGAGTTTAAGGAGATCAAAGCCTCAGCCGAATTGGAAAACAGGTCCTGGGAAACTTTTAGAAACATTCCTTCCTTCTATACCTTCACTCATAGAGGTGGCAAAGCTTCACCAGTATTAACCAAAGCTAGTTTAGAAGAAATTGAGTAGGGGATaggatttttgtatttatttgtacCTTGTAGAGATTGTTATGGAAATGTGTGTTATTAATAAAAGATAACTCAATTGTTTTGTATAGTtatgattttatttataaaaaaaaaaatttaaatggtaaCATTTTAGGTGGAGGATAGTCATTCTTGTGATTTGATATCACTCAGTTTTTAAGTTGACACTAAAAGACAAGTTTAAATCATTTCTGATGATAATAATAATCAATGAGTAACTCAATGTGACTGGTTTTATCAAAATATCTCCAGCATTGCTGGAGAGTTTAAGGAGATCAAAGCCTCAGCCGAATTGGAAAACCGGTCCTGGGAAACTTTTAGAAACATTCCTTCCTTCTATACCTTCACTCATAGAGGTGGCAAAGCTTCACCAGTATTAACCAAAGCTAGTTTAGAAGAAATTGAGTAGGGGATaggatttttgtatttatttgtacCTTGTAGAGATTGTTATGGAAATGTGTGTTATTAATAAAAGATAACTCAATTGTTTTGTATAgttatgattttatttaaaaaagaaaaaattttaaatggtaacATTTTAGGTGGAGAATGGTCATTCTTGTGACTTGATATCACTCAGTTGTTAAGTTGACACTAAAAGACAAGTTTAAAAATCATTTCAGATGATAATAATAATCAATGAGTAACTCAATGTGACTGCGTTTATCAAAATATAGAGCAAAGCTTTGAGGATTGCTTTGTAAGCGAAAAGAGCTCAGCTAGGAAttgaaaaaatttttacacacGTCAAAAATACTTTTCCATTCTTTcatttgtcataagtgtgtacaacaacatatcagtcttttcaatttttatcaaaatatttactttccaaatatgtaaattaatttttttctttaccaAGATTAATTTTAACACTTACCACTCTTTGATTCCTGtctgttgaaaatatgtttacaaCTACGAcatccttaaatatttttttatcactattatattatattataaggtcattcttattttttgtgttttcgcCTCGACTTACACACATCCATTGTCTAAGCATTTTTTTATAGAGAAGGTGGTTGAGCagaaatcttaataatttttcctaTTGAATccattttccataatttttatCCATTTAATcctctttttttaattgttcctTTTTGAACTCTTAAGCTTTTCTAATGCTGATTCTGAATTATCTgttttcaatcaaatttttacattaaaatcgCTGAATAAGATTGTAAATTGTGTGGGTGCATCACTCAATGCCTTGGAAAATATTGTCAAAGATGATTTCAAtatattttgtatgttttttattttatttattcatatgaGAAGCAGCATACCTTTTGTAGGAGCAGACATATATACAGTATGTCAGATTAAGGGTGTAAAAATTAGTTAGATAAAACTAGGACTTAGACAGGGTGGGGAActgtttattttcaatattttaaacatat from the Diabrotica undecimpunctata isolate CICGRU chromosome 1, icDiaUnde3, whole genome shotgun sequence genome contains:
- the EMC5 gene encoding ER membrane protein complex subunit 5, whose amino-acid sequence is MSASFIHRIILSVGFLSLFHSAYSAAQHRSYLRLNDLDFTHLPLDIFIQALVSLFVIMYGVLSIAGEFKEIKASAELENRSWETFRNIPSFYTFTHRGGKASPVLTKASLEEIE